The Agromyces hippuratus genome has a window encoding:
- a CDS encoding DUF305 domain-containing protein: MFARRYRGAGIAALVIATGAALAACTINIGSPDTDRDRRSGMMSDTDSAAYDPADLMFAQMMIPHHQQAVDMSELAIEKSTDPEVLALAEQIRDAQTVEIALMEGWLEDAGVRMPMGDRMPMGGMLSDDEMTALEDATAAEFDRLYLEGMIDHHEGAILMARMILDSDNPEVRALGEAIVESQTAEIELMTQMLGE, translated from the coding sequence ATGTTCGCCCGCAGGTATCGCGGTGCAGGAATCGCCGCACTCGTCATTGCGACGGGGGCTGCCTTGGCGGCGTGCACCATCAACATCGGGAGCCCCGACACTGACCGCGATCGCCGATCAGGGATGATGAGCGACACCGATTCAGCGGCCTACGACCCCGCTGACTTGATGTTCGCCCAAATGATGATTCCGCATCACCAGCAGGCCGTCGACATGTCGGAACTCGCGATCGAGAAGAGCACCGACCCCGAAGTGCTCGCCCTGGCCGAGCAGATCCGGGATGCCCAGACCGTCGAGATCGCGCTCATGGAGGGCTGGCTCGAAGATGCCGGGGTTCGCATGCCCATGGGAGACCGCATGCCCATGGGCGGAATGCTCAGCGATGACGAGATGACCGCACTGGAGGATGCGACCGCCGCCGAGTTCGACCGCCTCTACCTCGAGGGCATGATCGACCACCACGAAGGTGCGATCCTGATGGCCCGGATGATCCTGGACTCCGACAACCCCGAGGTGCGGGCGCTCGGTGAGGCCATCGTCGAGAGTCAGACCGCCGAGATCGAGCTCATGACGCAGATGCTGGGCGAGTAG
- a CDS encoding universal stress protein: protein MLCRKELLVATGILVGVDGSIASRAAIIWAIEQARDTGDEVALLLVVDDEWGAVGASAITELESEALAIAARELEFAREHAAEVPVTAEYSIGSPMLALASEAADYAAVAIGTHKVGSFNGLALGTRAMQLAAMSPVPVSIVPVASGGHRSGVVVGVSGAPGEEAVVRTAVAEAQRRNQPLILVRANDTSAAVSSEALERAGELAERLGVPAGITHRRASASAGETLASMSGRAVLTIAGRPTQAGARGFRPLGRTVGDLVMNLGGPVLIVPFVLERAVSSNR, encoded by the coding sequence ATGCTCTGCAGGAAGGAACTTCTCGTGGCGACAGGGATACTGGTCGGCGTCGACGGCTCGATCGCGAGTCGGGCTGCGATCATCTGGGCGATCGAGCAGGCTCGCGACACCGGCGACGAGGTCGCGTTGCTGCTGGTCGTCGACGACGAGTGGGGTGCCGTCGGAGCCAGCGCGATCACCGAACTGGAATCGGAAGCCCTTGCTATTGCTGCTCGCGAGCTGGAGTTCGCTCGTGAACATGCAGCCGAGGTTCCGGTAACGGCGGAGTACTCCATCGGCTCGCCGATGCTCGCGCTCGCGAGCGAGGCCGCCGACTACGCCGCCGTCGCGATCGGCACGCATAAGGTCGGTTCGTTCAATGGGCTCGCCCTCGGTACGCGGGCGATGCAACTCGCTGCGATGTCCCCGGTGCCGGTTTCCATCGTGCCGGTCGCATCCGGTGGGCATCGCAGCGGAGTGGTCGTCGGAGTCAGTGGTGCACCGGGGGAGGAAGCCGTCGTTCGAACTGCGGTCGCGGAAGCGCAACGCCGGAACCAACCTCTGATCCTCGTCCGGGCGAACGACACCTCGGCCGCCGTCAGTTCCGAAGCACTGGAGCGCGCGGGTGAGCTCGCCGAGCGCCTCGGCGTACCGGCAGGCATCACGCACCGGCGCGCGAGCGCTTCCGCCGGCGAGACGCTCGCCTCGATGTCCGGCCGCGCGGTGCTCACGATCGCCGGGCGGCCGACGCAAGCCGGGGCCCGCGGCTTCCGGCCGCTCGGGCGGACGGTCGGCGATCTGGTCATGAATCTCGGCGGGCCGGTCCTCATCGTGCCCTTCGTTCTGGAACGTGCAGTCAGCAGCAATCGCTGA
- a CDS encoding putative T7SS-secreted protein produces MGRADNEADRRRAVDVDAGGRNTWSALGCEPSEAHRVIDAGPVTLDATLFLPGRPGDVRDAADSWRAQAIGLEAVAVEIRRVSLTDIWDGPAARTASRQIAEHADRWQTAADVYREGATALHTYAEDLEAAQRQAIRAADLFARADAETRRTASLYELVVDEARRTAAATGAPFVIPREPSDEHAEEMQRQAMRWLAEAREDLDTAAARCSAALADHSVTLEGLLRRLQGVALAALLVQEETLRRVVNDTASFGAALLQNPDLLLELLGGIGGMAGGGALVLGGLGWSVVPGGVIAGGGEAVVAGGVIATAGAGLTGTAMSGLDQQASGPSKVEIWEARGPDRGDGRFVDGTYSNGRDAYYDSKDAERRILDRVEAQLGVPVERRQVKAHVEGEEQDGRFYDGLVDNGDGTYTGLETKSGNAGYSGPQKRFDELVSPENPANAMLDGRSIKITRVIVEFE; encoded by the coding sequence GTGGGTCGAGCAGACAACGAAGCTGATCGGCGCCGAGCAGTTGACGTTGACGCAGGCGGCCGCAACACATGGAGCGCTCTCGGTTGCGAGCCGTCGGAGGCTCACAGAGTGATCGACGCCGGACCCGTCACGCTCGACGCGACGTTGTTCTTGCCTGGTCGCCCGGGCGACGTCCGCGATGCGGCCGACTCATGGAGAGCCCAGGCGATCGGTCTGGAAGCGGTCGCCGTGGAGATCCGCCGTGTCTCCCTGACCGATATTTGGGACGGCCCAGCTGCTCGCACTGCATCAAGACAGATCGCCGAGCACGCGGACAGATGGCAGACGGCGGCGGACGTGTACCGCGAAGGCGCCACAGCCCTTCACACGTACGCCGAGGATCTCGAGGCGGCGCAGCGGCAGGCAATCCGTGCGGCCGACCTGTTCGCGAGGGCCGACGCGGAAACCAGGCGGACGGCATCGCTCTACGAGCTCGTCGTCGATGAAGCGCGACGCACCGCTGCGGCCACGGGTGCTCCGTTCGTCATCCCCCGAGAACCGTCGGATGAGCATGCTGAAGAGATGCAGCGGCAGGCGATGCGCTGGCTCGCGGAGGCTCGCGAGGACCTGGATACCGCCGCGGCGCGCTGCTCCGCCGCCCTTGCTGACCACTCGGTGACCCTCGAGGGTCTTCTGCGTAGGCTGCAAGGCGTTGCCCTCGCCGCCCTGCTGGTACAAGAGGAGACGCTGCGTCGGGTGGTCAACGACACTGCGAGCTTCGGCGCCGCGCTGCTCCAGAACCCCGATCTGCTGCTCGAGCTGCTCGGCGGGATCGGCGGGATGGCCGGCGGTGGTGCGTTGGTCCTCGGTGGGCTCGGCTGGTCAGTCGTCCCAGGCGGGGTGATCGCCGGCGGTGGTGAAGCGGTCGTAGCGGGCGGGGTGATCGCCACCGCCGGTGCTGGCCTCACGGGCACAGCGATGAGCGGGCTCGATCAACAGGCCTCTGGTCCGTCGAAGGTCGAAATCTGGGAAGCTCGCGGACCAGACCGCGGCGATGGCAGGTTCGTCGATGGGACCTACTCAAACGGCCGTGATGCCTATTACGACTCCAAAGACGCTGAACGGCGAATTCTCGACCGCGTCGAAGCGCAGCTTGGCGTCCCGGTCGAACGACGCCAGGTGAAAGCCCATGTGGAGGGCGAGGAGCAGGACGGCAGGTTCTACGACGGACTCGTTGACAACGGTGACGGCACCTACACCGGCCTGGAAACGAAATCGGGGAACGCCGGCTACAGCGGTCCACAGAAACGCTTCGACGAATTGGTTTCGCCGGAGAATCCGGCAAATGCCATGCTGGACGGTAGGTCGATCAAGATCACGCGAGTGATCGTCGAGTTCGAGTAG
- a CDS encoding universal stress protein, with product MFERIVVGMDGSPAAGHAMEWAAALAGDTQLVLVHVGRWSVGVRLAGTHGGGTVAVVSDVASRDTELGVVAEIDGSAPGQEVVHVAADNPEATRQPITLLHAWAAPKMWEQDLAGYAGEFAEYEQMHCDTLAETIDVGIDYGGSAVARFLLGSMSYELLLRSQIPPD from the coding sequence ATGTTCGAGCGGATCGTGGTCGGAATGGACGGGTCCCCAGCAGCCGGGCACGCGATGGAGTGGGCGGCCGCGCTCGCGGGTGACACGCAATTGGTGCTCGTCCACGTCGGTCGTTGGTCGGTCGGGGTACGCCTCGCCGGCACACACGGAGGTGGCACAGTAGCGGTCGTCTCAGATGTGGCGAGCAGAGATACCGAACTCGGAGTGGTGGCCGAGATCGATGGCTCGGCCCCGGGTCAGGAGGTCGTGCATGTTGCCGCGGATAACCCAGAAGCCACGCGTCAGCCGATCACCCTGTTGCATGCCTGGGCCGCTCCCAAGATGTGGGAGCAGGATCTGGCGGGTTACGCGGGCGAGTTCGCCGAATACGAGCAGATGCACTGCGACACTCTGGCCGAGACCATCGACGTGGGTATCGACTACGGCGGTTCCGCAGTGGCGCGATTCCTGCTCGGCTCGATGAGCTACGAGTTGCTGTTGAGGTCGCAGATCCCACCGGATTGA
- a CDS encoding nitroreductase/quinone reductase family protein — protein MGWNDDVVETFRSSKGTENHWGPKLIILHSIGARSGETHLNPVVGFRNEHGWRVVASKGGSPENPAWYHNLRANPSFEIEALVDGEIVTVPVTATEIAGDEWQEAYGAIASEEPQFGGYLDKTDRRIPVLQLTPRTD, from the coding sequence ATGGGTTGGAATGACGATGTCGTAGAGACGTTCCGCAGCAGCAAGGGCACCGAGAACCACTGGGGTCCGAAGCTGATCATCTTGCACTCGATCGGGGCGAGGTCGGGTGAGACGCACCTGAATCCGGTCGTCGGCTTCCGCAACGAGCACGGATGGCGCGTGGTGGCGTCGAAGGGCGGCTCGCCCGAGAATCCCGCCTGGTACCACAACCTGCGAGCGAACCCGTCATTCGAGATCGAGGCGCTCGTCGACGGCGAGATCGTGACGGTGCCGGTGACGGCGACCGAGATCGCCGGCGACGAGTGGCAGGAGGCGTACGGCGCCATCGCGAGCGAGGAGCCGCAGTTCGGGGGCTACCTCGACAAGACCGATCGCCGGATCCCGGTGCTGCAGCTCACCCCGCGCACGGACTGA
- a CDS encoding metal-dependent hydrolase yields MLGVNHATSGAAAWIAVTGAMPYLTSGVYPLDPVGVVAGSFICAGAALLPDADHHSATIAQSVPILGRLTAGAVGSVAGGHRYGAHSLIAAVIVGLGAWALTLLTLTTGRLGTFSLGMMLGSAALMCFAVKARDLVNSWLTAWAIGAAFGLVLVVLAPDSVDWFPFAVVVGFVAHLAGDFLTTGGLPGLLWPIMPRPPRFLRRAPIISRIWRPSGHVALPVLGATGSVREVALGTGLALYVLIGVAHETVRWFGIHPASLL; encoded by the coding sequence ATGCTGGGCGTCAACCATGCCACCAGCGGCGCCGCCGCGTGGATCGCCGTCACCGGAGCGATGCCGTACCTCACGAGTGGTGTCTACCCGCTCGACCCCGTCGGCGTCGTCGCCGGATCCTTCATCTGCGCCGGTGCGGCGCTGCTGCCCGATGCCGACCATCACAGTGCGACCATCGCGCAGTCCGTGCCGATCCTCGGACGGCTCACGGCGGGTGCGGTCGGCTCGGTCGCCGGCGGCCATCGGTATGGCGCGCACTCCCTCATCGCCGCCGTCATCGTCGGGCTCGGCGCCTGGGCGCTGACCCTCCTGACACTGACGACCGGGCGGCTCGGCACCTTCTCGCTCGGCATGATGCTCGGCTCCGCCGCCCTCATGTGCTTCGCCGTGAAGGCCCGCGACCTGGTGAACTCGTGGCTGACGGCCTGGGCCATCGGTGCGGCGTTCGGACTGGTGCTCGTGGTGCTCGCCCCCGACAGCGTCGATTGGTTCCCGTTCGCGGTCGTCGTCGGCTTCGTCGCACACCTCGCCGGAGACTTCCTCACCACCGGCGGCCTGCCCGGACTCCTCTGGCCGATCATGCCGCGTCCGCCCAGGTTCCTCAGACGGGCCCCGATCATCAGCCGCATCTGGCGCCCGAGCGGGCACGTCGCCCTGCCGGTGCTCGGCGCCACGGGGTCGGTGCGAGAGGTGGCGCTCGGAACCGGCCTCGCGCTGTACGTGCTCATCGGGGTCGCGCACGAGACCGTTCGCTGGTTCGGCATCCATCCTGCTTCACTGCTCTGA
- a CDS encoding ion channel protein has product MSLARTPTDGGASPRRMLLLAIPTIALGVFAAFLLWALEQLADLLSGVLWDTLPDVLDVDPNGWWIVLILTLTGLAVGIGLRYLPGHGGPDSATTELISPPLRLRVLPGLAVVTVLSLAGGVSLGPENPIIAINVGIIVALFARLLPQVPTQIAVLIAGAATVGALFGTPVAAALLFTGIVAAAKGGGSLWDRLFLPVAAAGAGAITMHLLGAPPLAFDLPTYGSPQAIDLLTGSLVACGAVAVSFAALVAFPILWRGLHALRHPILIPLVGGFLLGILGLIGGPITMFKGLDQIGELLQDPGAYDGTQLAVIAGIKILALLVAAGALFRGGRIFPATFIGVALGMLGHVLIPGLPLGLAVACGILGVILVVARDGWLAIFLGVAIPSDITLLPVLCVIVLPAWLLVSRAPEFRIVPPDPESEDPTTPSAPENSAAHDR; this is encoded by the coding sequence ATGAGTCTCGCTCGTACGCCGACCGACGGCGGCGCGTCGCCACGACGGATGCTGCTGCTCGCGATCCCCACGATCGCCCTCGGAGTCTTCGCGGCGTTCCTGTTGTGGGCCCTCGAGCAGCTTGCCGACCTGCTGAGCGGTGTGCTCTGGGACACGCTGCCCGACGTGCTCGACGTCGACCCGAACGGCTGGTGGATCGTGCTGATCCTCACGCTCACGGGTCTCGCGGTCGGCATCGGGCTGCGCTACCTGCCCGGCCACGGCGGACCCGATTCGGCGACGACGGAGCTGATCTCGCCGCCGCTGCGCCTGCGGGTGCTGCCGGGCCTCGCGGTCGTGACCGTGCTCAGCCTCGCCGGCGGGGTGAGCCTCGGCCCTGAGAACCCGATCATCGCCATCAACGTCGGCATCATCGTCGCCCTCTTCGCGCGGTTGCTTCCGCAGGTTCCCACTCAGATCGCGGTGCTGATCGCCGGCGCAGCGACGGTCGGTGCGCTGTTCGGCACTCCGGTGGCGGCGGCCCTGCTGTTCACCGGCATCGTTGCGGCCGCGAAGGGCGGCGGATCGTTGTGGGACCGGCTCTTCCTTCCCGTCGCCGCCGCGGGCGCCGGGGCGATCACGATGCACCTGCTCGGGGCTCCGCCGCTGGCCTTCGATCTCCCGACCTACGGCAGCCCGCAGGCGATCGACCTGCTCACCGGCTCCCTCGTCGCGTGCGGCGCCGTCGCGGTCAGCTTCGCAGCACTCGTCGCGTTCCCGATCCTCTGGCGGGGACTGCACGCGCTGCGGCATCCGATCCTCATCCCGCTCGTGGGTGGATTCCTGCTCGGCATCCTCGGCCTCATCGGCGGCCCGATCACGATGTTCAAGGGCCTCGATCAGATCGGCGAGCTGCTCCAGGATCCCGGCGCTTACGACGGCACCCAGCTCGCCGTGATCGCCGGCATCAAGATCCTCGCCCTGCTGGTGGCGGCTGGGGCGCTCTTCCGTGGCGGCCGCATCTTCCCTGCCACCTTCATCGGTGTCGCGCTGGGCATGCTCGGCCACGTGCTGATCCCCGGCCTGCCCCTCGGCTTGGCTGTGGCCTGTGGCATCCTCGGCGTCATCCTCGTCGTCGCACGCGACGGATGGCTCGCCATCTTCCTCGGCGTCGCCATCCCGTCCGACATCACCCTGCTGCCCGTGCTCTGCGTGATCGTCCTGCCGGCATGGCTGCTCGTCTCACGCGCACCCGAATTCCGGATCGTGCCACCCGACCCCGAATCGGAAGACCCCACAACCCCGAGTGCTCCCGAAAACTCTGCGGCCCACGACAGGTAG
- a CDS encoding MATE family efflux transporter — MARNLTTGAPWRVILVFAVPLLIGNVVQQLYQVVDAIVVGRQLGIDSLAAVGATGSLLFLLLGFAWGVTSGFAIPTAQAFGSGDLDAVRRSVAAGTLLTGAMSVVLTIGAPLIAGPALQLLQTPEELLAEATVFAQISFVGASAVMFFNYLSAVIRAIGDSRTPLVFLTLSCLLNIALVVLMVGPLGWGVAGAALATVVSQAVSVVLCLDFIRRRIPVLHVRRADWRVSRAELVEHLRLGMPMGFQTSIIAIGTLTVQVALNELGADAVAAYTTASRVDSIAVALLSSLGLAASMFAAQNLGGRRPDRIRRGVVQATWMSIGAAIAIGAPLIIFSEELVRVFVGDGSEAVVDAAAYMLVVDGFTYSALGVLFVLRGVLQGLGRTVAPTVTGVVELVMRVGAAIVLGSAFGFVGVVWSNPLAWLGAIALLVPAYVIEHRRLGRMRVEPLAPTPTTPIPIVGPVDGSMNVDAVVTGSIPAQDPGRATRRRRARDSDSDSASAR, encoded by the coding sequence ATGGCACGAAACCTGACCACTGGCGCCCCGTGGCGGGTCATCCTCGTATTCGCGGTTCCGTTGCTCATCGGCAACGTGGTGCAGCAGCTCTACCAGGTGGTCGATGCGATCGTCGTCGGCCGGCAGCTCGGCATCGACTCGCTCGCGGCGGTCGGCGCGACCGGGTCACTGCTGTTCCTGCTGCTCGGATTCGCGTGGGGAGTCACCTCGGGCTTCGCGATCCCGACCGCGCAGGCGTTCGGTTCGGGTGACCTCGATGCCGTGCGCCGCTCGGTCGCGGCGGGCACGCTCCTCACCGGCGCTATGAGCGTCGTCCTCACGATCGGAGCGCCGCTCATCGCGGGCCCGGCGCTGCAGCTGCTGCAGACACCCGAAGAACTGCTCGCGGAGGCGACGGTGTTCGCGCAGATCAGCTTCGTCGGGGCATCCGCTGTCATGTTCTTCAACTACCTGTCCGCGGTCATCCGCGCGATCGGCGACTCACGCACCCCGCTCGTCTTCCTGACGCTCTCGTGCCTGCTGAACATCGCACTCGTGGTGCTCATGGTGGGCCCGCTCGGGTGGGGCGTCGCCGGGGCCGCCCTCGCGACGGTCGTCTCGCAGGCCGTGTCGGTCGTGCTGTGCCTCGACTTCATCCGCCGGCGGATCCCGGTGCTGCACGTGCGCCGCGCCGACTGGCGGGTGTCGCGTGCCGAGTTGGTGGAGCACCTGCGTCTGGGAATGCCGATGGGCTTCCAGACCTCGATCATCGCGATCGGTACGCTCACGGTGCAGGTGGCGCTGAACGAGCTCGGCGCCGATGCGGTGGCGGCGTACACGACGGCATCGCGAGTGGACTCGATCGCGGTGGCGCTCCTGTCGTCCCTCGGCCTCGCGGCGTCGATGTTCGCCGCTCAGAATCTCGGCGGTCGACGCCCCGACCGCATCCGACGCGGGGTGGTGCAGGCGACCTGGATGTCGATCGGTGCCGCCATCGCGATCGGCGCCCCGCTCATCATCTTCAGCGAAGAGCTGGTGCGCGTCTTCGTCGGCGACGGATCCGAAGCGGTCGTGGATGCCGCGGCGTACATGCTCGTCGTCGACGGCTTCACCTACTCGGCACTCGGCGTGCTGTTCGTGCTGCGCGGTGTGCTGCAGGGCCTCGGCCGAACGGTGGCACCGACCGTGACCGGGGTGGTCGAGCTCGTCATGCGGGTCGGCGCGGCGATCGTGCTCGGATCGGCGTTCGGCTTCGTCGGGGTGGTGTGGAGCAACCCGCTCGCATGGCTCGGTGCGATCGCACTGCTCGTTCCGGCCTACGTGATCGAGCACCGACGCCTCGGCAGGATGCGGGTCGAGCCGCTGGCCCCGACGCCGACCACGCCCATTCCGATCGTCGGCCCGGTCGACGGTTCCATGAACGTCGACGCGGTGGTGACCGGGTCCATCCCCGCACAGGATCCGGGACGTGCCACACGGCGTCGCCGCGCCCGCGACTCGGACTCGGACTCGGCTTCGGCGAGGTAG
- a CDS encoding flavodoxin family protein → MRALVVYETLWGNTGEIARSIADGIRTQQGVDDVQLVEAATAAEELPKRIDLLVVGGPTHAFSMSKASTRDSARQQGANTVPERGIREWIDGLMTPPSPVMVATFDTRTVAPRLPGSAAKKAMKKLVGRGFRPAVKPESFGVHGYSGPVADGELERAREWGAALTAT, encoded by the coding sequence ATGCGCGCACTGGTGGTGTATGAGACGTTGTGGGGGAACACTGGCGAGATCGCCAGATCGATCGCCGATGGGATCCGGACGCAGCAGGGGGTCGATGACGTCCAGCTGGTCGAAGCGGCGACAGCGGCGGAGGAGCTCCCAAAGAGGATCGACCTCCTCGTGGTCGGCGGGCCCACTCACGCGTTCTCGATGTCGAAGGCGTCGACGCGGGACTCGGCACGCCAACAGGGCGCGAACACCGTTCCGGAGCGCGGCATCCGCGAATGGATTGACGGGCTGATGACGCCGCCGTCGCCGGTGATGGTCGCGACGTTCGACACGCGCACGGTCGCCCCGCGGCTGCCAGGCTCCGCGGCGAAGAAGGCGATGAAGAAGCTCGTGGGCCGGGGTTTCCGTCCTGCCGTCAAGCCAGAGTCGTTTGGTGTGCACGGATACTCTGGGCCGGTCGCGGACGGCGAACTCGAGCGTGCGCGCGAATGGGGTGCGGCGCTGACCGCGACGTGA
- the arfB gene encoding alternative ribosome rescue aminoacyl-tRNA hydrolase ArfB has translation MPAAHRPGLRIDAGLTIPEAELSWRFSRSSGPGGQGVNTADSRVELTWDVAGSTVLSPLQRERLLERLSSRLVGGVLTIAASEHRAQLRNRDAARSRLADVVADALRPSSPSRRRTKPSRGAKERRLAAKKRRTDVKQLRRRPHD, from the coding sequence ATGCCCGCTGCCCATCGCCCCGGTCTCCGGATCGACGCCGGCCTCACGATCCCCGAGGCCGAGCTGTCGTGGCGCTTCTCGCGGTCGTCGGGTCCCGGCGGGCAAGGTGTGAACACCGCCGACTCGCGAGTCGAGCTCACCTGGGATGTTGCAGGCTCGACCGTTCTCTCTCCACTCCAACGGGAGCGACTCCTCGAGCGTCTGAGCAGTCGCCTGGTCGGCGGGGTGCTGACGATCGCAGCATCCGAACATCGTGCACAATTGCGCAACCGGGATGCTGCGCGCTCTCGGTTGGCCGACGTCGTAGCTGATGCTCTGCGGCCATCGTCACCGTCGCGACGACGGACCAAGCCGAGTCGCGGTGCCAAGGAACGGCGGTTGGCAGCGAAGAAGCGGCGCACCGACGTCAAGCAGCTCCGTCGTCGGCCGCACGACTGA
- a CDS encoding tyrosine-protein phosphatase, translating to MQIDGLHNFRDTGGMPLTNGGTTRSGVLFRSDALSGLTDTGLADLAATDIGVIVDFRTPDERRAAPDRLPTSRQFAVVQLGLLEGAMADMAQRFFADGASPSAEALADAAASVPTLGDLYLGMLQHGAAQFAEVARLIAASTDDFPSAVLVHCTAGKDRTGVATALMLDAAGAERAAVVADYAASEERLAGPWADGMLQMIASFGLPLTPELRTLVTGTPPEAIERALEWVDGEYGGAAGYLVSGGLTPDELTGLRARLAG from the coding sequence ATGCAGATCGACGGACTCCACAACTTCCGCGACACCGGCGGAATGCCGCTCACGAACGGGGGCACGACCCGCAGCGGCGTGCTCTTCCGCTCCGACGCCCTCTCGGGCCTGACCGACACCGGGCTCGCCGACCTCGCCGCCACCGATATCGGCGTCATCGTCGACTTCCGCACTCCCGATGAGCGGCGGGCCGCTCCGGACCGCCTTCCGACGTCACGGCAGTTCGCGGTCGTGCAGCTCGGACTGCTCGAGGGCGCCATGGCCGACATGGCACAGCGGTTCTTCGCCGACGGCGCATCGCCGTCAGCCGAGGCGCTCGCCGACGCGGCGGCGTCGGTGCCCACCCTCGGCGACCTGTACCTCGGCATGCTGCAGCACGGCGCCGCCCAGTTCGCCGAGGTCGCGCGCCTCATCGCGGCGTCGACCGATGACTTCCCCTCCGCGGTGCTCGTGCATTGCACCGCCGGGAAGGACCGCACGGGAGTGGCGACGGCGCTCATGCTCGACGCGGCGGGCGCGGAGCGCGCCGCCGTCGTGGCGGACTATGCAGCATCCGAGGAGCGTCTCGCAGGCCCCTGGGCCGACGGGATGCTGCAGATGATCGCGTCGTTCGGACTCCCGCTGACCCCCGAGCTGCGCACCCTCGTGACGGGCACGCCGCCCGAGGCGATCGAGCGCGCCCTCGAATGGGTCGACGGCGAGTACGGCGGCGCCGCCGGCTACCTCGTGTCGGGAGGGTTGACACCCGATGAGCTGACCGGCCTCCGGGCGCGCCTCGCGGGCTGA
- a CDS encoding endonuclease/exonuclease/phosphatase family protein → MLRRILAGGALAATLTLAAVGGSAVADPGDAADRTGARVLDVLTYNIHHAEGTDGVLDLERIADVIRESGADVVGLQEVDRHYSARSQWIDQPAELAELLGYHVVFGANIDKPAPAGSTDRVQYGTAILSRYPIVSSENSRLFTSPGEEPRGLLHAALDVNGVTVDVYSTHLNHRLQSDRMQETADIVEIVGDNDPAIVVGDVNAEPGAPELAVLDATFTDAWTVAGHGDGFSHPAEDPHARIDNIYVSDSVRPVLARVLMDEPEATDHLPVLSRIVVMPEQAPDVR, encoded by the coding sequence ATGCTCCGACGTATTCTCGCCGGCGGTGCGCTTGCCGCGACCCTCACCCTTGCCGCTGTCGGCGGCTCTGCGGTTGCCGATCCGGGCGATGCAGCAGACCGGACCGGCGCTCGCGTACTGGACGTGCTCACGTACAACATCCACCACGCCGAGGGCACCGATGGTGTGCTCGACCTCGAGCGCATCGCCGACGTGATCCGCGAGAGCGGCGCCGACGTCGTCGGTCTTCAAGAAGTGGACCGCCACTACTCGGCACGCAGCCAGTGGATCGACCAGCCCGCCGAGCTGGCCGAACTGCTCGGCTACCACGTCGTGTTCGGTGCGAACATCGACAAGCCGGCGCCCGCAGGCAGCACCGATCGAGTGCAGTACGGCACCGCGATCCTCTCCCGGTACCCGATCGTGTCCTCGGAGAACTCGCGCCTGTTCACCTCGCCGGGTGAGGAACCTCGCGGACTCCTCCATGCGGCGCTCGACGTGAACGGCGTGACCGTCGACGTCTACAGCACCCACCTGAACCACCGGCTCCAGTCGGATCGGATGCAGGAGACGGCGGACATCGTCGAGATCGTCGGCGACAACGATCCTGCGATCGTCGTCGGCGATGTCAACGCCGAGCCTGGTGCACCAGAGCTCGCCGTCCTCGACGCCACGTTCACCGACGCGTGGACGGTCGCGGGTCACGGCGACGGATTCAGCCACCCGGCTGAAGACCCGCACGCTCGGATCGACAACATCTATGTCTCCGACTCCGTGCGTCCGGTCCTCGCCCGGGTGCTCATGGACGAGCCCGAGGCCACGGACCACCTGCCCGTGCTGAGCAGGATCGTGGTGATGCCCGAGCAGGCGCCCGACGTCCGCTGA